Proteins encoded together in one Streptomyces sp. TLI_171 window:
- a CDS encoding MarR family winged helix-turn-helix transcriptional regulator yields the protein MSAATDSTARADWRLGRLVRRLDQLLAAGKSEALRQFDLTVPQHSALAALAASGGMSGAQLARASGVTPQTMAVILGNLESKNLIERSPSAIHPKVLVTTLTREGKALMKKADARVQAVEDRLAEAYGVKEQEQLHALLERAIGQLEA from the coding sequence ATGAGTGCGGCCACTGATTCGACGGCGCGGGCCGACTGGCGGCTCGGCCGGCTGGTCCGGCGGCTGGACCAGCTGCTGGCGGCCGGCAAGAGCGAGGCGCTGCGCCAGTTCGACCTGACGGTGCCGCAGCACTCCGCGCTGGCCGCGCTGGCCGCCTCCGGCGGCATGTCCGGCGCCCAGCTGGCCCGGGCCTCCGGGGTCACCCCGCAGACCATGGCGGTGATCCTGGGCAACCTGGAGTCGAAGAACCTGATCGAGCGCAGCCCCTCGGCGATCCACCCCAAGGTCCTGGTGACCACGCTGACCCGGGAGGGCAAGGCCCTGATGAAGAAGGCCGACGCCCGCGTCCAGGCGGTCGAGGACCGCCTCGCCGAGGCGTACGGGGTGAAGGAGCAGGAGCAGTTGCACGCGCTGCTGGAGCGCGCCATCGGGCAGCTGGAGGCCTAG
- a CDS encoding acyl-CoA carboxylase subunit beta — translation MDERIGALAELREQVRRGPSEKATEAQHAKGKLTARERIELLLDEGSFHEVEPLRRHRAQGFGLEAKKPHTDGVIVGWGTVHGRTVFTYAHDFRIFGGALGEAHAQKIHKIMDMAISAGAPLVSLNDGAGARIQEGVTALAGYGGIFQRNTRASGVIPQISVMLGPCAGGAAYSPALTDFVFMVRETSQMFITGPDVVQAVTGEKITQNGLGGADVHSSVSGVSHFVHDDEQSCIEEVRYLLSLLPQNNRELPPVERSGDPADRRTDRLAELVPADPQRSYDMRAVLAEIADDGEYLEVHEHWARSVICALTRLDGRVVGVVANQPQVNAGVLDIHSSEKAARFVQMCDAFNIPLVTLVDVPGFLPGTDQEHDGIIRHGAKLLYAYCDATVPRIQLILRKAYGGAYIVMDSRSIGTDLSFAWPTNEIAVMGAEGAANVVFRREIAASADPEATRAARIAEYRQELMHPYYAAERGLVDDVIDPRDTRSVLIAGLAMLGAKDVRLPRRKHGNPPL, via the coding sequence ATGGACGAGCGGATCGGCGCACTCGCCGAACTGCGCGAGCAGGTCCGCCGTGGCCCGAGTGAGAAGGCCACCGAGGCGCAGCACGCCAAGGGCAAGCTGACGGCGCGTGAGCGGATCGAGCTGCTGCTGGACGAGGGTTCGTTCCACGAGGTGGAGCCGTTGCGCCGGCACCGGGCGCAGGGTTTCGGCCTGGAGGCGAAGAAGCCGCACACCGACGGGGTGATCGTCGGCTGGGGCACCGTCCACGGCCGCACGGTGTTCACCTACGCGCACGACTTCCGGATCTTCGGCGGTGCGCTGGGCGAGGCCCACGCGCAGAAGATCCACAAGATCATGGACATGGCCATCTCGGCCGGTGCGCCCCTGGTCTCGCTCAACGACGGCGCCGGCGCCCGGATCCAGGAGGGCGTGACCGCGCTGGCCGGCTACGGCGGCATCTTCCAGCGCAACACCCGCGCCTCCGGCGTGATCCCGCAGATCTCCGTGATGCTCGGCCCGTGCGCCGGCGGCGCGGCCTACAGCCCGGCGCTGACCGACTTCGTCTTCATGGTCCGCGAGACCTCGCAGATGTTCATCACCGGCCCCGACGTGGTCCAGGCCGTCACCGGCGAGAAGATCACCCAGAACGGCCTCGGCGGCGCCGACGTCCACTCCTCCGTCTCCGGCGTCTCCCACTTCGTGCACGACGACGAGCAGTCCTGCATCGAGGAGGTCCGCTACCTCCTCTCGCTGCTCCCGCAGAACAACCGCGAACTCCCGCCCGTGGAGCGCTCGGGCGACCCCGCCGACCGGCGCACCGACCGGCTGGCCGAGCTGGTGCCCGCGGACCCGCAGCGCTCCTACGACATGCGGGCCGTGCTGGCGGAGATCGCCGACGACGGCGAGTACCTGGAGGTCCACGAGCACTGGGCGCGCAGCGTGATCTGCGCCCTGACCCGGCTGGACGGCCGGGTGGTGGGCGTCGTCGCCAACCAGCCGCAGGTCAACGCCGGCGTGCTGGACATCCACTCCTCGGAGAAGGCCGCCCGCTTCGTCCAGATGTGCGACGCCTTCAACATCCCGCTGGTCACCCTGGTCGACGTCCCCGGCTTCCTGCCCGGCACCGACCAGGAGCACGACGGCATCATCCGGCACGGCGCGAAGCTGCTGTACGCGTACTGCGACGCCACCGTGCCGCGGATCCAGCTGATCCTGCGCAAGGCCTACGGCGGCGCGTACATCGTGATGGACTCCCGCTCGATCGGGACCGACCTGTCGTTCGCCTGGCCGACCAACGAGATCGCCGTGATGGGCGCCGAGGGCGCCGCCAACGTGGTCTTCCGCCGGGAGATCGCCGCCTCGGCCGACCCGGAGGCCACCCGCGCCGCGCGGATCGCCGAGTACCGGCAGGAGTTGATGCACCCGTACTACGCCGCCGAACGCGGCCTGGTCGACGACGTCATCGACCCGCGCGACACCCGGTCGGTGCTGATCGCCGGACTGGCGATGCTCGGGGCCAAGGACGTCCGGCTGCCGCGCCGCAAGCACGGCAACCCGCCGCTGTGA
- a CDS encoding helix-turn-helix transcriptional regulator: protein MSEDRNAGRSGEGTARMADLTCLGLGAGSIDVYWHLLEHPDEAVAASAGRTASALGLAEDEVAEAMAELELLGLLRRSEREQGRSTLVDPSIGIERLIDNRFTELNEQLRRVMATRAVIPELTGAFRQGRSRNLPLDIERLDGLEEIRARLDDLAFFAHQEVLALQPSFSPSLIEAARPLDMRCLRRGVALRTVVRRQAVENPVTLAYLRETVALGAQVRFTDRALERLIAYDRTLAVVPVDPEESGRGALVIRQPGLLASMIRLFEEVWESAEDLASLADSADGEEALTAVEREVLRILCEVDKDEIGARRMGVSLRTFRRYVADLMLRLNAANRFHAAMLAKEKGWI, encoded by the coding sequence TTGAGCGAGGATCGGAACGCGGGGCGGTCGGGCGAGGGCACGGCCAGGATGGCCGACCTGACCTGTCTGGGTCTGGGCGCCGGATCGATCGACGTCTACTGGCATCTGCTGGAGCACCCGGACGAGGCCGTGGCGGCGAGTGCCGGCCGGACCGCCTCGGCCCTCGGCCTCGCTGAGGACGAAGTGGCCGAGGCGATGGCCGAGTTGGAGCTGCTGGGGCTGCTGCGCCGCTCGGAGCGGGAGCAGGGCCGCAGCACCCTGGTGGATCCGTCGATCGGCATCGAGCGGCTGATCGACAACCGGTTCACCGAGCTGAACGAGCAGCTCCGCCGGGTGATGGCGACCCGGGCGGTGATTCCCGAGCTGACCGGGGCGTTCCGGCAGGGCCGGTCCCGGAACCTGCCGTTGGACATCGAGCGGCTGGACGGGCTGGAGGAGATCCGGGCCCGGCTGGACGACCTGGCCTTCTTCGCCCACCAGGAGGTGCTGGCCCTCCAGCCGTCCTTCTCGCCGTCCCTGATCGAGGCGGCCCGGCCGCTGGACATGCGCTGCCTGCGGCGCGGGGTGGCGCTGCGCACGGTGGTGCGACGGCAGGCGGTGGAGAACCCGGTGACGCTGGCGTACCTGCGCGAGACGGTGGCGCTGGGTGCGCAGGTGCGGTTCACCGACCGGGCGTTGGAGCGGCTGATCGCCTACGACCGGACGCTGGCGGTGGTGCCGGTGGATCCCGAGGAGTCCGGTCGGGGCGCCCTGGTGATCCGTCAGCCCGGCCTGCTGGCCAGCATGATCCGGCTGTTCGAGGAGGTGTGGGAGTCCGCCGAGGACCTGGCCTCGCTGGCCGATTCGGCCGACGGCGAGGAGGCGCTGACCGCCGTGGAGCGGGAGGTGCTGCGCATCCTGTGCGAGGTGGACAAGGACGAGATCGGCGCCCGCCGGATGGGGGTCTCGCTGCGCACCTTCCGCCGCTACGTGGCCGATCTGATGCTGCGGCTGAACGCCGCCAACCGGTTCCACGCGGCGATGCTGGCCAAGGAGAAGGGCTGGATCTGA
- a CDS encoding response regulator transcription factor: MRVVLAEDLFLLRDGLSRTLAEHGFEVAAAVDNGPELLRALRSLHPDVAVVDIRLPPTHTDEGLQAALAVRRERPGLPVLVLSQYVEQLYAQELLADGRGAVGYLLKDRVTRTAQFVDAVRTVASGGTVMDPQVIARLMARSTARGSTAELSPRELEVLRLMAEGRSNAAIMAELHVGESAVAKHTAAIFAKLRIDNTPDANRRVLAVLAYLRR, from the coding sequence GTGCGCGTCGTCCTCGCCGAAGACCTCTTCCTCCTCCGCGACGGCCTGAGCCGCACCCTGGCCGAGCACGGCTTCGAGGTGGCCGCGGCCGTCGACAACGGCCCCGAACTGCTGCGCGCGCTGCGCTCGTTGCACCCGGACGTGGCGGTGGTGGACATCCGGCTGCCGCCGACCCACACCGACGAGGGCCTGCAGGCCGCGCTGGCGGTCCGCCGGGAGCGGCCGGGCCTGCCGGTGCTGGTGCTGTCGCAGTACGTCGAGCAGCTGTACGCCCAGGAGCTGCTCGCGGACGGCCGGGGCGCGGTCGGCTACCTGTTGAAGGACCGGGTCACCCGGACCGCGCAGTTCGTCGACGCGGTGCGCACCGTGGCGTCCGGCGGCACCGTGATGGACCCGCAGGTGATCGCCCGGTTGATGGCCCGTTCGACGGCGCGGGGCAGCACCGCCGAGCTGAGCCCGCGGGAGCTGGAGGTGCTGCGGCTGATGGCCGAGGGCCGGTCGAACGCGGCGATCATGGCGGAGCTGCACGTCGGCGAGAGCGCGGTGGCCAAGCACACGGCGGCGATCTTCGCCAAGCTGCGGATCGACAACACCCCGGACGCCAACCGCCGGGTGCTGGCCGTCCTCGCCTACCTGCGACGCTGA
- a CDS encoding SDR family oxidoreductase — MSETMITLVTGANKGIGRQIAARLGALGHVVVIGARSAELGRKAAAELRDGGADAASVVLDVTDPASVGAAATEIESRYGRLDALVNNAGISRPPGSDLDDQRPSTADLDVLRAVFETNYFGVVAVTNAMLPLLRRSASPRIVNVSSSVGSLGIGADLVHADGGPIPISAGYCPSKTALTALTLQYARELLPDGIKVNAVCPGYVATDLNGHRGHRTPAEGAVAAVRMATVGADGPTGTFTDDEGPVRW; from the coding sequence ATGAGCGAAACCATGATCACCCTGGTGACCGGCGCGAACAAGGGCATCGGCCGCCAGATCGCCGCCCGGCTCGGAGCCCTGGGCCACGTCGTCGTGATCGGCGCACGCAGTGCCGAGCTCGGCCGGAAGGCCGCCGCGGAGCTGCGCGACGGCGGCGCCGACGCGGCGTCCGTCGTGCTCGACGTGACCGACCCGGCCTCGGTCGGCGCGGCCGCCACCGAGATCGAGTCCCGCTACGGCAGGCTCGACGCGCTGGTCAACAACGCCGGCATCAGCCGCCCCCCGGGCAGCGACCTGGACGACCAGCGCCCCAGCACGGCGGACCTCGACGTGCTGCGCGCCGTCTTCGAGACCAACTACTTCGGGGTGGTCGCCGTCACCAACGCGATGCTGCCGCTGCTGCGCCGATCGGCCTCGCCGCGGATCGTCAACGTCTCCAGCTCGGTGGGCTCGCTGGGCATCGGCGCGGACCTGGTGCACGCCGACGGCGGGCCGATCCCGATCTCCGCCGGGTACTGCCCGTCGAAGACCGCGCTGACGGCCCTCACCCTGCAGTACGCCCGGGAGCTGCTGCCCGACGGCATCAAGGTCAACGCGGTCTGCCCCGGCTACGTCGCCACCGACCTGAACGGCCATCGCGGTCACCGCACCCCCGCCGAAGGCGCGGTGGCCGCCGTCCGGATGGCCACCGTCGGCGCCGACGGACCGACCGGCACCTTCACCGACGACGAGGGCCCGGTCCGCTGGTGA
- a CDS encoding acyl-CoA carboxylase subunit epsilon codes for MSATALRIDRGRPDPEELAALTAVLCARAAARTAQPPAPAADGDDPAWLRPDGYLSPRGWSDRPAG; via the coding sequence GTGAGCGCGACCGCCCTGCGGATCGACCGCGGCCGGCCCGACCCCGAGGAACTCGCCGCGCTAACCGCCGTGCTGTGCGCCCGGGCCGCCGCCCGGACCGCGCAGCCGCCGGCCCCCGCTGCCGACGGGGACGACCCGGCCTGGCTGCGCCCGGACGGCTACCTGTCGCCCCGCGGCTGGTCCGACCGGCCGGCCGGCTGA
- a CDS encoding acetyl-CoA carboxylase biotin carboxylase subunit family protein — translation MAVRTARTGTAPVAADAAAGPAGVPTVLVLGTGRRQFREYALLAMAEEALLVGLDTQLPSWQSPYMEDFATAAPDRVSLLTAARDLARRHRVAGVVVCDERLAEPAAELAEELGLPGPGAAVVRTVQDRWATRTLLNDAGVGTRRVRLAAGVAEAERAAAELGLPVVLTARHPMPGAESRRAETLADVERAFLAAAGGGFAPLSGQGGGVLVEPALDGPELTLCCTVEDGRVRTWYAAERERGRGPEVSRQYLVDASAGEPAPELAEFARRAHAALGIRHGVTHLDVQLTADGPVALRAGCWLAGDLIPLMGCMATGVDLAAAALRLALGRPVRERVEYRRAAGIRLVLPADPAAAVPGIARVVERPDGTVVVRTVPCSEVESLVPAGELTGVALLAASAADGPGCRAALDAAEEQAAVRSAAPTAAPVPALG, via the coding sequence ATGGCCGTACGAACCGCGCGCACCGGGACGGCCCCGGTCGCCGCCGACGCCGCAGCGGGCCCGGCCGGTGTGCCCACCGTCCTGGTGCTGGGCACCGGTCGCCGCCAGTTCCGCGAATACGCCCTGCTCGCGATGGCGGAGGAGGCGCTGCTGGTCGGACTCGACACCCAGCTGCCGTCCTGGCAGTCGCCCTACATGGAGGACTTCGCCACCGCCGCCCCCGACCGGGTCTCGCTGCTGACCGCCGCCCGCGACCTGGCCCGCCGCCACCGGGTGGCCGGTGTGGTGGTCTGCGACGAGCGGCTCGCCGAGCCGGCCGCCGAACTCGCCGAGGAGCTCGGCCTGCCCGGCCCCGGCGCCGCCGTGGTCCGCACCGTGCAGGACCGCTGGGCCACCCGCACCCTGCTCAACGATGCCGGCGTCGGCACCCGTCGGGTCCGGCTGGCAGCCGGCGTCGCCGAGGCCGAGCGGGCCGCCGCCGAACTCGGCCTGCCGGTGGTGCTGACCGCCCGTCACCCGATGCCCGGCGCCGAGTCCCGCCGGGCCGAGACCCTGGCCGACGTGGAGCGCGCCTTCCTCGCCGCGGCGGGCGGCGGCTTCGCCCCGCTGTCCGGCCAGGGCGGTGGCGTGCTGGTCGAACCCGCGTTGGACGGACCGGAGTTGACGCTCTGCTGCACCGTCGAGGACGGCCGGGTGCGGACCTGGTACGCGGCCGAGCGGGAACGCGGCCGCGGCCCCGAGGTCAGCCGCCAGTACCTGGTGGACGCCTCCGCGGGCGAACCCGCCCCCGAACTCGCCGAGTTCGCCCGCCGCGCGCACGCCGCCCTCGGCATACGGCACGGCGTCACCCACCTCGACGTGCAGCTCACCGCCGACGGGCCGGTGGCGCTGCGGGCCGGCTGCTGGCTGGCCGGCGACCTGATCCCGCTGATGGGCTGCATGGCCACCGGCGTCGACCTGGCCGCCGCCGCCCTGCGGCTCGCCCTCGGCCGCCCGGTCCGGGAGCGCGTCGAGTACCGGCGGGCCGCCGGCATCCGGCTGGTGCTGCCCGCCGACCCGGCCGCCGCGGTCCCCGGGATCGCCCGGGTGGTGGAACGCCCGGACGGTACCGTGGTGGTCCGCACGGTGCCCTGCAGCGAGGTCGAAAGCCTGGTGCCCGCAGGTGAGTTGACGGGCGTGGCGCTGCTCGCGGCGAGCGCCGCCGACGGTCCCGGATGCCGGGCCGCCCTGGACGCCGCGGAGGAGCAGGCCGCCGTGCGGTCCGCCGCTCCGACCGCGGCCCCCGTCCCGGCCCTCGGATGA
- a CDS encoding LysR family transcriptional regulator, which yields MDVPETRELSYFVAVAEELHFGRAARRLGMAQPPLSRAVARLERRMGVQLLERTSRSVQLTAAGRVFLAESRKALDAVSASVRRAQRAGRTDPKLTLVMKPNGDGGLLEPALRRYRRDPDAVDVEVVVCGIGEQAPMLRDGRADVAFLTAPYDDVAGFDTEALVTQDQVAVLPRAHRLAGRAALTLADLAGEPLPRWPGDDEHADDRLPPVRDTSQLMQLIALGQLVAVVPESMRRRAWPDVVCVPVLDAPPTAVLVAWPERTTSRAVAALVRACARAAETTEAAAGF from the coding sequence ATGGATGTGCCGGAGACGCGGGAGCTCTCCTACTTCGTCGCCGTCGCCGAGGAACTGCACTTCGGCCGCGCCGCCCGACGCCTGGGCATGGCGCAGCCGCCGCTGTCCCGGGCCGTCGCCCGGCTGGAGCGCCGGATGGGCGTGCAGCTGCTGGAACGCACCAGCCGGTCGGTGCAGCTCACCGCCGCCGGACGGGTCTTCCTGGCCGAGAGCCGCAAGGCGCTCGACGCGGTGTCGGCATCGGTGCGGCGGGCGCAACGGGCGGGACGCACCGATCCGAAGCTCACCCTGGTGATGAAGCCCAACGGCGACGGCGGGCTGCTGGAGCCGGCCCTGCGGCGCTACCGCCGCGACCCCGACGCCGTCGACGTCGAGGTGGTGGTCTGCGGCATCGGGGAGCAGGCCCCGATGCTGCGCGACGGCCGGGCCGACGTCGCGTTCCTGACCGCGCCCTACGACGACGTCGCGGGCTTCGACACCGAAGCGCTGGTCACGCAGGACCAGGTGGCCGTGCTTCCGCGGGCCCACCGCCTCGCCGGCCGGGCCGCCCTGACCCTCGCCGACCTGGCCGGCGAACCGCTGCCCCGGTGGCCCGGCGACGACGAGCACGCCGACGACCGCCTGCCCCCGGTGCGGGACACCTCGCAGCTGATGCAGCTGATCGCGCTGGGTCAACTGGTCGCGGTCGTGCCCGAGTCGATGCGCCGGCGGGCCTGGCCCGACGTGGTGTGCGTGCCGGTGCTCGACGCGCCGCCCACCGCGGTCCTCGTCGCCTGGCCGGAGCGGACGACCTCCCGGGCGGTGGCCGCCCTGGTCCGCGCCTGCGCCCGGGCGGCGGAGACGACGGAGGCCGCAGCCGGGTTCTAG